The following proteins come from a genomic window of Calditrichota bacterium:
- a CDS encoding PASTA domain-containing protein, whose translation MEQSRKSRKIIFVWIGLAIFAYGILLSRFFTIQVISRQKYSEIRKNKSRVKVTLKGERGLILDRNLSVLADNVYRYSLGADLSKIRDREKLATLFARATHQPPRTILRKLRPKRGFVYLARDIQKEEIENWELPSREEEPGFQTIRENRRIYPFNQAGASIIGFTNVDNQGMNGVEGMYNTILQGEDGWKYFRMDALSHLSPGLNLPEKPATRGETLILSLNMNYQMIAEEELEQGVVENKARSGTIVMLDPKTGEVLAMATYPGFNPNKYRDYDVSRYKNRAITDVYEPGSTFKIVTAAAALRSRRFKLNDTIFCEKGRYKMGGVSIRDHKPFGNLTFKEVIEHSSNIGVAKIARAIGKKRVFDMARAFGFGNRTGIDLPGEASGRLRNATFWSKSDATRIPIGYSVSITTLQLANAYAAVANGGYLLRPHVVKLVLNSDGDTIREVKADTIRRVLSAQTARLLTTIFKGVVKVGTGRRAALKNVAIAGKTGTAQKYDPVRRRYSRKRYVASFVGYVPADDPKIVCAVVINEPREKYYGGEVAAPIFRKIMQRIVDSVDRGLPLGSVAQATNQKKAGWTSVPDVQFMAYSRAKAILEKAGLKIAAATHGNFVVKQNPAPEHLVKRGSLVSVTLENQKALSTSQDADVPDVRGLSLRQAVARLASFGYDVRIEGTGFVIGQSVVKSKKKICKITCKPRINTG comes from the coding sequence ATGGAACAGTCAAGAAAATCTCGAAAAATTATCTTTGTCTGGATTGGACTGGCGATTTTCGCTTATGGGATTCTTTTATCCCGTTTTTTCACGATTCAGGTTATTTCCCGCCAAAAGTACAGTGAAATTCGAAAGAATAAATCTCGTGTAAAAGTGACGCTAAAGGGGGAAAGGGGGCTGATTCTTGATCGAAATTTGTCCGTTTTGGCAGACAATGTTTACCGCTATTCTCTGGGTGCAGACCTTTCCAAAATCAGAGATCGTGAGAAATTAGCCACTCTTTTTGCCCGAGCAACGCATCAACCCCCTCGAACCATTTTAAGAAAACTTCGTCCCAAACGGGGTTTCGTTTATCTTGCAAGAGATATTCAGAAAGAAGAAATTGAGAACTGGGAATTGCCCAGCCGGGAAGAAGAGCCCGGTTTTCAGACCATCCGGGAAAACAGGAGAATTTACCCGTTTAATCAGGCCGGGGCGTCGATTATTGGATTTACAAATGTTGATAATCAGGGGATGAACGGCGTTGAAGGAATGTACAACACCATTCTGCAAGGTGAAGACGGCTGGAAATATTTTCGAATGGATGCCCTCAGTCATCTTTCGCCGGGGCTCAATCTTCCTGAAAAACCGGCCACACGCGGAGAAACACTGATTCTTTCGTTAAACATGAATTACCAGATGATTGCAGAGGAAGAACTGGAACAGGGAGTGGTTGAAAACAAAGCACGCAGCGGGACGATTGTTATGCTCGATCCCAAAACCGGTGAGGTTCTGGCCATGGCGACCTATCCCGGATTCAATCCCAATAAATATCGGGATTATGATGTCAGCCGCTATAAAAACCGCGCCATCACAGATGTGTACGAACCGGGGTCAACATTTAAGATTGTTACCGCCGCCGCCGCGTTGAGAAGCAGACGATTTAAATTGAATGACACGATCTTCTGTGAAAAGGGACGATACAAAATGGGCGGGGTCTCTATCCGCGACCACAAACCGTTTGGAAATTTGACCTTCAAGGAGGTTATTGAACACTCCAGTAATATCGGAGTCGCAAAAATTGCCAGGGCGATCGGAAAAAAGCGGGTCTTTGACATGGCGCGGGCCTTCGGATTCGGAAACCGGACCGGCATTGATTTGCCGGGGGAAGCCAGCGGCCGTTTGAGGAATGCCACTTTTTGGAGCAAGTCGGATGCTACGCGTATTCCTATTGGGTACAGTGTGTCGATTACGACGCTTCAACTGGCCAATGCGTATGCGGCGGTGGCGAACGGCGGCTACCTGCTCCGGCCTCACGTGGTGAAACTGGTGCTTAATTCGGATGGAGATACGATTCGGGAGGTGAAAGCCGACACCATTCGCCGGGTTCTGTCGGCGCAAACCGCCCGATTGCTGACTACCATTTTTAAGGGGGTTGTAAAGGTGGGCACGGGGAGGCGGGCGGCGCTGAAAAATGTGGCCATTGCCGGGAAAACGGGGACGGCCCAAAAATACGATCCGGTACGCCGCCGCTATTCGCGAAAACGCTACGTTGCGTCCTTTGTGGGGTACGTGCCCGCGGACGATCCCAAAATTGTGTGTGCCGTGGTTATCAACGAGCCCCGGGAAAAGTATTACGGCGGCGAGGTGGCTGCACCCATTTTCAGAAAAATTATGCAGCGGATTGTGGATTCCGTGGACAGGGGGCTGCCGCTCGGTTCCGTTGCGCAGGCCACAAATCAAAAAAAAGCGGGATGGACGTCTGTTCCGGATGTGCAGTTTATGGCTTATTCACGGGCAAAAGCCATTCTTGAAAAAGCCGGGTTGAAAATTGCCGCGGCCACTCACGGGAATTTTGTTGTTAAGCAAAATCCTGCTCCCGAACATTTGGTAAAACGTGGCTCTCTTGTTTCCGTGACACTGGAGAATCAAAAGGCCCTTTCAACCAGCCAGGATGCCGATGTTCCCGATGTCCGCGGACTGAGCCTCAGGCAGGCCGTTGCCAGACTGGCTTCGTTCGGTTACGATGTACGAATTGAGGGAACGGGTTTTGTCATTGGACAATCGGTCGTAAAATCAAAGAAAAAGATCTGTAAAATTACGTGTAAACCGCGCATCAATACAGGGTGA
- a CDS encoding PAS domain S-box protein — translation MTYQKFPNLFPHFLNKRFVFPLTVGIIFVLLGFISFLNLKIYRTNQKQLIQEFQQEQQTIARAIGTNLSNTFNSIYKELGFYALDPRIQSSDYDKLQPALKSLYSALAPSVKSISRMDSNGVLVAVFPPNPASIGRNISNQPHVRYILAQHKFVISKPIQAIQGYKAIIMHVPVFRKKNAQAIFSGSLAALIPVEFLPDLFHKLITSNDQNDHIFVVDKDGTIISHNNRDFIGKNLLSITGITVSKDSLARAFQAHHEIALFQKFPFFRNSFVAGQDIKIGRFNYRLFIVGPRSELSRPLKQAYARQLLLWIISLIVILLLSLIIIRSYRRWTEDLNNELDSRTQSILESERRFRDLFTEALEGIYQSTLDGKFIQVNPAFAKMLGYTSPDELMNIAIAEGIYLHLEDRKAFVQKLTKEGSVHNFESVLKRKDGSLLFALESARLLTFPDGSQFIQGSILDITKRVSYEDQLKHNHVFLSRLITYSKDINQEISLEGIFDKVTQALTENFSFPFAWIAARDLENKKIHIHSWNGGGEKLIRLLLNDDNLSECLEKILVSCIHNKVPLTIQDFETCFCKRHQKAARELGYKSAIFLPIIIKKHLPLGFIALYTTKNEGFSDEDLAYLQTFLSLTNISIERALYFAEIKESEQKYATLVEHASDGITIVQDGVFKFVNPQLARMLGYKQEEILNQPFIPFVSPESLPTVSKFYKSRMAGKPAPPVYTVKAVHKDGREIPIEISVSQITYNGRIALLDIIRDLSFREKAEQSLKESESRYRHLFESALIGISQFFPDGSFLTANPTLIHMLGYSNDDELLRMNFRQLLKNPDEFDDLLKKLKKSGRITNFEATFKCRDQSEIIVQSNFRVEFGENKEWRYIEGIHQNISEWKRLEQQLLQAQKMESIGILAGGIAHDFNNILTGIIGSANFMLEDLSPDHPSYEDARQIVELGERAARLIHQLLTFSRKNNVTKEILNLNHFVKESIKLFQRTFRENISFQITTHPVSHILANPEQIHQILLNLSINARDAMPQGGTISIETKPITISEAYQAFHTYAQPGNYVLLSVSDTGTGIPKKFIDKIFDPFFTTKKLGKGTGLGLSVVYGIVKSHNGFIHVYSDPKQGTTFKIYFPAIQEEKQKTAPEKTKNHVSGNERILFVEDEDFVRKTAIRILGSKGYTVIPATDGVEALTIFQEKMEQIDLVISDVVMPQMSGPQLIQEILRLKPSQKFFFVSGYSAGQITFENYSGKIDVVPKPFDSEEFLQKVRDSLDSNGVHHLQSDRVVASPH, via the coding sequence ATGACATATCAAAAATTCCCGAATTTGTTTCCTCATTTCTTAAACAAGCGGTTTGTATTTCCTTTAACCGTTGGAATTATTTTTGTCCTTCTGGGATTCATTTCATTTTTGAACCTGAAGATTTACCGGACCAATCAGAAACAGCTCATTCAGGAATTCCAGCAGGAACAGCAGACCATTGCGCGGGCAATTGGCACCAATCTTTCGAACACCTTTAATTCAATCTATAAGGAATTGGGGTTTTACGCGCTTGATCCGCGGATCCAGTCGTCCGATTATGACAAGCTGCAGCCTGCCTTAAAAAGTCTGTATTCGGCGCTTGCCCCCTCCGTAAAGTCTATTTCGAGAATGGATTCAAACGGTGTTTTGGTTGCCGTTTTTCCTCCCAACCCCGCATCAATTGGAAGAAACATTTCAAACCAACCCCATGTTCGGTATATCCTGGCACAGCACAAATTTGTCATTTCAAAACCCATTCAGGCCATACAGGGATATAAGGCCATCATCATGCACGTTCCGGTTTTCCGGAAAAAAAACGCACAAGCCATTTTTTCAGGATCCCTGGCCGCGCTTATCCCGGTGGAATTTCTCCCGGACCTCTTTCATAAATTAATCACCTCAAATGATCAAAATGATCATATTTTTGTGGTTGACAAAGACGGTACAATTATTTCACACAACAACCGGGATTTCATAGGGAAGAATCTGCTTTCGATCACGGGAATAACCGTCAGCAAAGATTCTCTTGCCCGCGCTTTTCAGGCGCATCACGAGATCGCCCTTTTCCAAAAATTCCCCTTCTTCCGAAATTCTTTTGTTGCGGGGCAGGATATTAAGATTGGCCGTTTTAATTACCGCTTGTTTATTGTCGGGCCGCGTTCGGAGCTTTCCAGACCGTTAAAACAAGCCTATGCCCGGCAACTGCTGTTGTGGATCATTTCTCTGATCGTCATTCTTCTTCTTTCACTTATTATTATCCGGAGCTACCGCAGGTGGACGGAAGACCTTAACAACGAGCTGGACAGCCGCACCCAAAGCATACTGGAGTCCGAAAGAAGATTCAGAGACCTTTTTACCGAAGCCCTCGAAGGCATTTACCAGAGCACCCTGGACGGAAAATTTATTCAGGTCAATCCGGCCTTCGCCAAGATGCTTGGCTACACGTCCCCCGATGAGCTCATGAATATTGCCATTGCGGAAGGCATTTATCTGCATTTGGAAGACAGAAAAGCATTTGTTCAAAAATTAACGAAAGAGGGTTCGGTTCATAATTTTGAATCTGTCCTCAAACGCAAAGACGGCTCCTTGCTTTTCGCTCTGGAAAGCGCCCGACTGCTTACTTTTCCTGATGGGTCCCAGTTTATTCAGGGAAGCATCCTGGATATCACGAAACGGGTATCTTACGAGGATCAGCTGAAACACAACCATGTGTTCTTAAGCCGCCTGATTACGTATTCAAAAGATATTAATCAGGAAATTTCCCTTGAGGGAATTTTCGATAAAGTAACCCAGGCTCTGACGGAAAATTTTTCATTCCCTTTTGCCTGGATCGCTGCCCGGGATTTGGAAAACAAAAAAATCCACATCCACAGTTGGAACGGGGGCGGAGAAAAACTTATCCGGCTTCTTCTGAATGACGACAATTTGTCGGAATGTCTTGAGAAAATCCTGGTATCCTGTATTCACAACAAAGTTCCGCTCACAATTCAGGATTTTGAGACGTGTTTCTGCAAGAGACATCAAAAAGCTGCCCGGGAATTGGGATACAAATCGGCCATTTTTCTCCCGATCATTATTAAAAAACATCTCCCATTGGGATTCATTGCACTTTATACCACAAAGAACGAGGGCTTTTCCGATGAAGACCTCGCTTATTTGCAGACATTTTTGAGCCTGACGAACATTTCTATTGAGCGGGCACTCTATTTTGCTGAAATAAAGGAATCCGAACAAAAATACGCCACATTGGTCGAACACGCTTCTGACGGTATAACCATTGTTCAGGACGGGGTGTTCAAATTTGTGAACCCCCAACTGGCCAGAATGCTGGGATACAAGCAAGAGGAAATCTTAAACCAGCCCTTTATTCCCTTCGTCAGTCCGGAGTCTCTGCCAACGGTAAGCAAATTCTACAAAAGTCGAATGGCGGGAAAACCGGCACCTCCCGTTTACACCGTTAAGGCCGTACACAAAGACGGGAGAGAAATTCCCATTGAAATCTCGGTCAGTCAAATTACGTACAACGGGCGAATTGCCTTATTGGATATCATCCGGGATCTCTCATTTCGTGAAAAAGCGGAGCAAAGCCTCAAGGAATCCGAAAGTCGCTATCGCCATCTTTTTGAAAGCGCCCTGATTGGAATTTCACAATTCTTTCCGGACGGCTCATTTTTAACCGCCAATCCCACGCTGATTCATATGCTCGGCTATTCCAACGACGATGAATTGCTTCGGATGAATTTCAGGCAATTGCTGAAAAACCCCGATGAATTTGACGATCTTCTGAAGAAATTAAAAAAGTCAGGACGGATTACAAATTTTGAAGCGACATTTAAGTGCCGCGACCAGTCAGAAATTATCGTCCAATCAAATTTTCGGGTGGAATTCGGTGAGAACAAGGAGTGGCGGTACATTGAGGGAATTCATCAAAACATCTCAGAGTGGAAACGCCTGGAACAGCAGCTTTTGCAGGCCCAAAAAATGGAAAGCATTGGTATTTTGGCCGGTGGAATTGCCCACGATTTCAACAATATCCTGACGGGAATTATCGGAAGCGCCAATTTTATGCTTGAAGATCTGTCCCCGGATCATCCGTCTTATGAAGATGCCCGGCAAATTGTGGAACTTGGAGAACGGGCGGCCCGGCTGATTCATCAATTACTAACCTTTAGCCGCAAAAATAATGTAACGAAAGAAATACTGAACTTGAATCACTTCGTCAAGGAATCCATAAAACTTTTTCAACGGACATTTCGGGAGAATATTTCATTTCAAATCACAACTCACCCCGTCAGTCATATTTTGGCTAATCCGGAACAAATTCACCAGATTTTACTGAACCTTTCCATCAATGCACGCGACGCCATGCCCCAGGGCGGCACCATCAGTATTGAAACCAAACCGATCACCATTTCGGAGGCCTATCAGGCGTTCCACACGTACGCTCAACCCGGAAACTACGTTTTATTGAGCGTTTCAGACACAGGAACCGGAATTCCCAAGAAATTTATCGACAAGATTTTTGATCCCTTCTTCACAACCAAAAAACTGGGAAAAGGAACCGGTCTTGGGCTTTCGGTTGTGTACGGAATAGTGAAATCGCACAACGGGTTTATTCACGTATACTCCGATCCCAAGCAGGGGACAACCTTTAAGATTTATTTTCCGGCCATTCAGGAAGAGAAACAAAAGACTGCTCCGGAGAAGACAAAAAATCATGTAAGCGGGAATGAACGTATCCTTTTTGTTGAGGACGAAGATTTTGTGAGAAAAACGGCCATTCGAATTCTGGGGTCCAAGGGCTACACCGTTATTCCTGCAACGGACGGCGTTGAAGCGCTCACAATATTCCAGGAAAAAATGGAACAAATTGACCTGGTGATTTCAGACGTTGTTATGCCGCAAATGAGCGGTCCCCAGCTTATTCAGGAGATCCTCCGGCTCAAGCCTTCTCAAAAATTTTTCTTTGTTTCCGGATATAGTGCAGGTCAAATTACATTTGAAAACTACAGCGGAAAAATTGACGTCGTGCCCAAACCCTTTGACAGCGAAGAGTTCCTTCAAAAAGTGCGGGATTCACTGGATTCCAACGGGGTCCATCATCTTCAGTCCGACCGGGTTGTGGCATCACCCCACTAA
- a CDS encoding division/cell wall cluster transcriptional repressor MraZ, with the protein MSYLFGNAATTVDDKGRLSLPAIFRNAIDEKIRDKLFLTLGHDNSFYGYPLDEWEKIIERNRLKDYDDPQVRLRIRQMATNFDVVKIDKQGRIYLPAHLMQKAGIQKEVLILGTVDKMEFWNPQTYQAYVSENLAAD; encoded by the coding sequence ATGTCCTATCTTTTTGGAAATGCGGCAACCACCGTGGACGACAAGGGTCGTCTGAGCCTTCCTGCTATTTTCCGAAACGCCATTGATGAGAAGATTCGCGATAAATTATTTCTCACCTTGGGGCACGACAACAGTTTTTACGGGTATCCCCTGGACGAGTGGGAAAAAATAATTGAACGAAACCGCTTAAAAGATTACGATGATCCGCAGGTTCGATTACGGATTCGACAAATGGCCACCAATTTTGATGTTGTAAAAATAGACAAGCAGGGGAGAATTTACCTGCCCGCGCATTTAATGCAAAAAGCGGGAATCCAGAAAGAGGTGTTGATCCTGGGTACGGTCGACAAAATGGAATTCTGGAATCCTCAAACCTATCAAGCGTATGTAAGCGAAAATCTGGCTGCAGATTAA
- the rsmH gene encoding 16S rRNA (cytosine(1402)-N(4))-methyltransferase RsmH, giving the protein MKYASNYHVPVLLKHVLHSLITDPSGLYIDGTLGGGGHAEGILERLSTGGKLIGIDRDADAIAFSRKRLGRFGNQVLLRQANYDELEAVLRESGWSGVDGILLDLGISSFQLDEGRRGFSYLNPGPLDMRMDVSDRLSAFEVVNTYSYNDLKRIFKAYGEERQAGRIAMAILKARENESIRTTDELAQIVGRMVSPVHRNKVLSRIFQAIRIEVNQELNHLENALSQAVRVLKPGGRLVVISYHSLEDRLVKHFFRKMAQPCECPPELPICSCEEEPTLKILTRKPVEPTAEEKIRNPRSRSAKLRVAEKC; this is encoded by the coding sequence ATAAAATATGCCTCCAATTACCACGTTCCTGTTTTGCTGAAGCATGTTCTGCATTCACTCATTACGGATCCTTCGGGACTTTATATCGACGGAACTCTGGGAGGGGGCGGGCACGCCGAAGGAATTCTTGAGCGTTTATCGACCGGAGGAAAACTTATCGGCATCGACCGGGATGCGGATGCCATTGCGTTTTCACGAAAGCGTCTGGGCCGGTTTGGAAATCAGGTTCTCCTTCGCCAGGCAAATTATGATGAATTGGAAGCGGTTCTTCGGGAAAGCGGGTGGTCCGGCGTAGACGGCATTCTCCTGGATCTGGGAATTTCCTCGTTCCAGCTGGACGAAGGTCGGCGGGGCTTCAGCTATTTGAATCCGGGTCCCCTGGATATGCGGATGGATGTTTCCGACAGGTTGAGTGCCTTTGAGGTTGTAAATACCTATTCGTATAACGATCTGAAGCGGATTTTCAAGGCGTACGGCGAGGAACGACAAGCCGGTCGGATTGCAATGGCCATCCTGAAGGCGCGGGAAAATGAAAGCATTCGGACGACGGACGAACTGGCCCAAATTGTTGGCAGAATGGTTTCTCCCGTTCATCGAAACAAGGTCCTGTCCCGCATTTTTCAGGCCATTCGCATTGAGGTCAATCAGGAACTGAATCATCTGGAAAATGCGTTGTCACAGGCGGTTCGGGTATTGAAACCGGGCGGACGGTTGGTGGTTATCAGTTACCATTCGCTGGAGGATCGTCTGGTCAAGCATTTTTTCAGAAAAATGGCCCAACCCTGTGAGTGTCCGCCCGAATTGCCGATTTGTTCCTGTGAAGAAGAACCGACGCTGAAAATACTGACGCGGAAGCCGGTTGAGCCGACGGCCGAGGAAAAAATACGCAATCCCCGGTCACGGAGTGCCAAACTGCGGGTTGCGGAAAAATGTTGA
- a CDS encoding phospho-N-acetylmuramoyl-pentapeptide-transferase: MFYHLLYPLKSFYFGFNLFKYITFRSALAAVTALLISFLVGPWIIRLLRRYQIGEEIRADGPEWHQKKKGTPTMGGVIILIAVLVPTLLFARLDTIFTQLIVLATLWMGGIGFLDDYLKVIKKKPKGLVGRYKLAGQFILGTVIGIIVLKSSVFAGVNTKTFLPFFKNYMLDFGWLYVPMVIFVIAGTSNSVNLTDGLDGLAIGLVGIAVMAWAAISYISGRVDFSSYLNITYLPGAGELTVFCASAIGAALGFLWYNSNPAEVFMGDTGSLALGSALGTLAILTKKELLLIIIGGVFVVESLSVILQVLSFRYRGGKRIFKMAPIHHHYEMLGWPEQKVVVRFWIIGIMLLLLSLTTFKVR, translated from the coding sequence ATGTTTTATCACCTTTTGTACCCGTTGAAATCGTTCTATTTTGGGTTTAACTTATTTAAATATATTACATTTCGTTCGGCGCTTGCGGCGGTTACGGCTCTTCTCATCAGTTTTTTGGTGGGGCCCTGGATCATCCGACTGCTCCGGCGGTATCAAATCGGGGAAGAAATCCGGGCGGACGGCCCCGAATGGCATCAAAAAAAGAAGGGCACTCCCACAATGGGAGGGGTGATTATTTTAATTGCCGTTTTAGTTCCTACTCTGCTTTTTGCCCGGCTGGACACGATTTTTACCCAGCTCATCGTACTGGCTACACTGTGGATGGGAGGAATCGGATTCTTGGACGATTATCTCAAAGTGATCAAGAAAAAACCCAAGGGCCTGGTGGGCCGGTACAAACTCGCAGGGCAGTTTATTCTGGGGACGGTTATCGGAATTATCGTGCTCAAGTCGTCCGTTTTTGCAGGAGTCAACACAAAAACATTTTTGCCGTTTTTTAAGAATTATATGCTGGATTTTGGATGGCTCTACGTTCCCATGGTCATTTTTGTGATTGCCGGGACGTCGAATTCCGTCAATTTAACCGACGGCCTGGATGGACTGGCCATTGGCCTGGTCGGAATCGCGGTTATGGCGTGGGCGGCGATCAGCTACATCAGCGGCCGGGTGGATTTTTCGAGCTATTTGAATATTACGTATTTGCCGGGAGCCGGAGAACTCACCGTTTTTTGTGCCTCGGCCATTGGGGCGGCTCTCGGCTTTCTCTGGTATAATTCGAATCCGGCCGAAGTGTTTATGGGCGATACCGGCTCGCTGGCGCTGGGAAGTGCTCTGGGAACACTGGCGATTCTCACAAAAAAGGAATTGCTTTTAATTATCATTGGCGGTGTTTTTGTGGTTGAGAGTCTGTCCGTAATTTTGCAGGTGTTGTCGTTCCGTTACCGCGGCGGAAAACGAATTTTTAAGATGGCACCCATTCACCATCATTACGAAATGCTGGGCTGGCCGGAACAGAAAGTTGTGGTGCGGTTCTGGATCATCGGAATTATGCTGCTGCTGTTGAGTTTGACCACATTTAAAGTGCGGTAA
- a CDS encoding UDP-N-acetylmuramoyl-tripeptide--D-alanyl-D-alanine ligase, with product MNLSIQEVQRATGGRLFHISKKALGKPVHAVVIDSRKVEPGDLFFALRGERHDAHTFLDAVFRVPDVTAVVDQKGFEKQGGRLSGRMIVVQDTLEALQNVSAFYRRKFTLPVLAVTGSNGKTTTKEMIAAVLGEGYRVVKNSGNLNNHIGVPLTLFEIDPGTEFAVVEMGANHFGEIARLCEIADPDWGLVTNVGNAHLEYFGSLHDVARAKGELFTYLSRKNGLGFINQDDPLVREIARVLPQKRSFGLTPDADVQGEFLSLDDRGQAVFRVNGETIHLRVAGIHQVSNALAAAAVGVHAGLSLRQIKQALEAFTGVGKRMELLELGDILVLNDTYNANLNSMEYGLKTLAHIRHQRGGRSFAVLADMLELGPKSEEQHGLVGEIAAEMGTDFLLTFGEEARAIHKAALEKGLVHAYHFEEKEDLENFLQAYLRGGDLVLVKGSRGMEMETIVRFLKDRYANHSPEK from the coding sequence ATGAATTTATCCATACAAGAGGTTCAGCGCGCAACAGGGGGCCGGCTTTTTCATATTTCCAAAAAGGCGCTCGGAAAACCCGTGCACGCCGTGGTCATTGATTCACGAAAAGTGGAGCCGGGTGATCTGTTTTTTGCTTTACGAGGGGAGCGCCACGATGCTCACACTTTCTTGGATGCTGTTTTTCGCGTACCGGACGTAACGGCGGTGGTTGACCAGAAAGGGTTTGAGAAGCAGGGGGGACGGCTTTCCGGACGGATGATTGTGGTTCAGGATACGCTGGAGGCCCTGCAAAATGTGAGTGCATTTTACCGGAGAAAATTCACTCTTCCAGTACTGGCTGTTACCGGATCGAATGGAAAAACCACAACCAAGGAAATGATTGCAGCCGTTTTGGGAGAAGGCTACCGTGTCGTAAAAAATTCCGGTAATTTGAACAATCACATTGGGGTGCCCTTAACGCTCTTTGAAATTGATCCGGGAACGGAGTTTGCCGTCGTTGAAATGGGTGCCAATCATTTTGGCGAGATTGCCCGTCTGTGTGAGATTGCCGACCCGGATTGGGGTCTGGTGACCAATGTGGGGAATGCCCATCTGGAGTATTTTGGCAGCCTTCACGATGTGGCCCGTGCCAAAGGAGAGCTGTTTACCTATTTATCCAGGAAGAATGGACTGGGTTTTATCAATCAGGATGATCCTTTGGTTCGGGAAATAGCCCGGGTGTTACCCCAAAAACGTTCCTTTGGGTTGACCCCGGATGCAGATGTGCAGGGTGAATTTCTGTCGCTGGATGATCGGGGTCAGGCGGTGTTCCGTGTCAATGGCGAAACGATTCATCTCCGCGTGGCGGGAATTCATCAGGTTTCGAATGCTCTGGCAGCGGCGGCAGTGGGTGTGCACGCCGGGTTGTCCCTTCGGCAGATTAAACAGGCTCTGGAAGCCTTTACAGGCGTGGGGAAACGGATGGAACTCTTGGAGCTGGGGGACATCCTGGTTCTCAACGACACCTACAATGCCAATTTGAATTCTATGGAATATGGGCTGAAAACCCTGGCCCATATTCGGCATCAGCGCGGGGGGCGGTCATTTGCGGTCCTGGCCGATATGCTGGAGCTGGGGCCTAAAAGTGAGGAGCAGCATGGTTTGGTCGGCGAAATCGCGGCCGAAATGGGAACCGATTTTCTGTTGACTTTTGGAGAGGAGGCGCGTGCCATTCACAAGGCCGCACTCGAAAAAGGCCTGGTTCATGCCTATCATTTTGAAGAAAAAGAGGACCTGGAGAATTTTCTTCAGGCCTACCTGAGGGGTGGTGATCTGGTGTTGGTAAAGGGTTCCAGGGGAATGGAAATGGAAACGATCGTTCGGTTTTTGAAGGATCGCTACGCAAACCATTCACCCGAGAAATAA